The window aaagaagcaGACACTGGGTCGGGTCCTAGGCAAGCTCTCATGAGTGGCGGTTGTTTGCTGTTGCTGGACTAGAAGCATCTGCAGCCAGTCGCAAAAGACTggctgggcctgagccaagattgaatgggcctgagcccacctgtagctacgcccctgcttgatataccacctttctgtggtattttgcaactacattcaaagtagtttacatatattcaggtacttattttgtacctggggcaacggagggttaaatgacttgcccagagtcacaaggagctacagtgggaatcaaacccagttccccaggatcaaagtctgctgcactaaccactaggctactcctcctttatGGGTGTTATGGGCCAGAGCTGTGGAGGATGTGATGAGGCTGGAGGGGCTAAGCAGGACAAGATGGAATGGGAGACCAAACTAcatgtcccagaaggcattgggaGAAGGAAGCAAAAGGGTGGGTTAAAAAACCTGTCAGGGATTccacatgggggagggagagaaaaggacTGGAGGGAACAGCTGCTATGGCAATCAAGGTCTAGGAGAGGGGGCAGTCACTGTaatcaccttgggggggggggggcagactctcTGGCAAGTGACCCCTCTGATTCACTGTTCCCTGGGGTCCTCAATCTAGCTCCACCATCCAGCAGTTAAACAAATTaagtctctcactcacacagctTTTAGTCCAAGCCTGTTTATTCCTTCACTCAGCATTTAAACAAACCAAGTCTCTTAAGGCAATACAGCTTGTAGAACCATGCAGttcccaaaagagaaaaaaaggggaaaaaacccaGCAAACAAATAATTCTTCATTGAAACTCAGTCCCAAAAAAACCCTCCTGGTTTCCAGTTCTTTTAAGTCTTTTCTTCTAGGTGGTTGCAGGATGGCAGCTCCCCTCCCTCTACACAGACATTTAACTCCTGTGACCCCACACACTGCCTTCATGCCCTGCAACCTTGTACCCCTGTATAATTACAGTCCATATCCATCTGCTCCTCCATACCTGACAATTCtgaacccctctcctctcctttctccaagcactccattagcTCTTTCTCCTTCACAGTTTGTGGGTTAGATCTCTAGCCTCCCTCCCAGGTGGATggtatcttgtactgatttcttaCCCAAAGGAATTGAGTTTTTTTCCTCACTGCCCCCTCTCCTGGACCTTGATCACCATAGCAGCTGTTCCCTCCAGTCCTTTCCTCACCCTCCCCCATGTGGAATCcctgacagtttttttttaacccaccCTCTTGCTTCCTTCtcccaatgccttctgggacatgTAGTTTGGCCTCCCATTCCATCTTGTCCTGCTTAGCCCCATCCTCAcaaggagccagcagttatgtggatgctggtgatattcagtgtcagggcCCATAGCTAATCCAGCAAAGAGGACCATATAAAAATCAATCTTATCTTTTCCCAGTTAGATATCAAGGCAACAACACTTAATATTGAGTGGTGCTCAGATAACTTCCAAGCAGTGGCTTGACGGATTTGTAGTGCCCCTCCCTCCTGTGATCCCAatcccccttccttttccctcatccagACCCTCCAACTCTTTgccatatgcccccccccccccccaccaggcctggctctggtggtctagggggtccTAATGGCAGGAGTGATATTCCTCCCCATCATGACTTTGAACTCAAAGTGGCCACCACAACTTCCATCAGCAATCTCATAATATTCGGTAGTCCTGCAAtcagggtgctttttttttttttaggaggtacttggggttactgagttccggcatcttttccattgcctgctaaaattgacccatggtccccaagttttaatgaaagcgctcaggctctacacaccaattctgccttgtcatagattctgtaactggttgcaggggacctggctattgtgcggtgggtctctcagtgatcaccccaacccctgaagagtggcctggcatttgagtaccagcaccttttttgctagaataaATGCACTGACTGCAATGCTGCCACTAGAGGTcgcagtggccattttgaggctgAAGGCACAACAGGCAGGAGTGTGTGAGCATCGCTGTTGGTCTTGGGACctcctggaccaccagggctgttaATGGGAGGTCCAGGAGGGAACTacagaggggagggaaaaggagtCAGGGAATGATACCTCCTGCTTCCCCTTTTGTGAGCCCGCATAAGTATGTTATGGGGGttccagatggaccattggtctgacccagtatgacttctTATCCTGTGTCCAGTTTTAAATGCCTTTGCTGCATTTACACAACTGTAGTAactccaggtctatggctggtgtggtAAGCAAATGAAAGGTGCTCTGCTGTTGGGTTACACTAGCATTGTAAAACGGATACTGTTATAAACAGGCTTTCACCATGTGGTACTGGGCTGCCTACATTTCAGCCTCTAGATGAACATACTATATATGCTTGTGCTCCAGAGCATCCTACAGGAAAAAAGTTATTTTCCTATGGTCACACAAAATGCaagggagaatgaggatggaagggTTTTCTTTGCAAATTCTATTGAACTCTGGACTTCTCCTGAGATTTCTAGTTTGTCCTTCCTCCTTTCAGAATATCTTTTCTAAAGGGACATAAATATTAGCAATTCAAGGCATATGTTGCGAAACTCTGATAGATCTGAAGAACCAATCACTCACTCAAGTTTTCCAAGGAAAGTCACATGAGTTTATTGTTAAGGCAATgcatttttactagcaaaaaaggtaccggtactcaaatgctagaccatccttcaggggtggggtgatcactgagggacccacctcacaatagccaggccccctaaaaccagtcacagaatctatgacaaggcagaattggtgtgtagagcctgagctctttcattaaaacttggggaccatgagtgaattttagcagacaacggaaaaggtgctggtacatcTGCAATCCTTTGATGTACCCAATTGTTATGAATAGGACAGTGTGTATTCTTTTagctccaagtaccccctcaaataaAGCTCTGGCTAAAGGTCTTCATTGAATAACATTAACTCCAGAGAGCACAAGAAGATTGATAATTACTTGCATCAGGGCACTGTAGCTATCTATTGACGATCTGTCTTATTGAGGTACCAAATTTATGTCATTAAAATGTACCTAAGAATAATAACGTTGTAGATGATAGCAGAAAACTAGAAGGATTATGTTTTTGTACTTTACTGGAAGAAGGATTTTGGAAACAGAAGCGTAACTAGAGTGAAGATGTAGCATATAGCTTGAAGAATGGACCAGTCAAATAAAATAAGGGACATGATACATGTAGCAAGAATAAAAAGGCAGAGTACAATGAGAATGGTTAGAATAAGACTATCCCAGTTTTCGGATGCATTATTTCAAACGGGATGATTTCCACCAATGTTCTTAAATGCACAACTCCTTCGACCCTCACTAAATTTGTGAGATCTCTATGGTCATAAGGTTTTTGTTCACTATTTTTTTGCACATACCATAGATTATCATCATAAATGTTTCCACTTACAGTATACCATTGGTCTTCTGTTATTGATATTTCTCTAATCATGTTTTTGTGTAAGATGTTTGTGGCTGCCTCAGGTGATTATGTATGACCTAAGGGATTTCGTCCTCATCATTTTCCCATTAAATAAATGTCTTCATAAAGGTAGCCAAGCTGTATTTTCTTAATTGTTTAACAGTGATCTCTGGGTTAGGCTGCTAGTGTGGATATTAATGATCTTGTGTTCGCTTATTGATTTCAATGGCAGTGCTGGCGTCGGTGCTGGTGATTATTGGTTAGATAGTTAAAACTGCGGAAAACCAGAATTTCAGCAAGCTGCATACACCACACATAAATCCATCAAAGAGTGAAGAAGCCAAGTTGGTCCACTGTTTCACCCATTCTAAATCTGTgattaaatttatttaaaaatgatcaTCTAAACGCATGCAGTTAACAAGTTGAAAGATCAGAAGTCCATGGAAACCAgccttcttacataagtacataagtaatgccatactgggaaaagaccaagggtccatcgagcccagcatcctgtccacgacagcggccaatccaggccaagggcacctggcgagcttcccaaacgtacaaacgttctatacatgttattcctggaattgtggattcttcTCCCTGCCTTACAGGATAAGTAAAAAACAAaccatgattttaaaaaataaccAAATCCTTCCCAACTCCATATACTGTGATCAGCTTAAATACGTACATGAAACCACCCCCCTATTTACAACATTATGGTACAGTGATCTCATGATCCTCTAAAACTGAGCTCAGTTTGGCTTTGCTGCTCTTTCATATTGTTGCAGTTGAGTGATAACAGAAAATGTAATAATTTTCCACTTACGTTTCTCCAGAAAGCATATCTGAAAACAGGTAAACTTCAACTTGATCACCTAAGAGTAAGCTTTTTTTTGATACTACTGGACAGCTAGGGCAATCTTGATGTTTTGCTACAGTTGGCAAAGAGTGTTTTGCAGCACTTTTAAATATGCATACATTCTctgatttaaaagaaaataaCACATATATAGAAAGAtttacccctgtttactaaagcttagctcaagttatctgcagcacagcccaacgtgcaggacgtcaacatgCAACTGttgcaggaagaagacttttctgagtctgactgcagcagaacggtcggagaggacgtcggctggcggggattggggtcccccgccagcaaaaccgaaggtaggcgggggcgggttcgccgggaggggggtcccgactgaaatctacgggggcgaaggccccctcaggccccacgtagctacgccactgcctaggggccctgctgcagataactcgagctaagctttagtaaacaacccctagGAACGCTGGGTATCAGTTATATATTTAGATAGAAAAGTTCTTATTTAAAGGGTGTTTTTAATTTTGCAGAAAAGAAACGTTTTCTAGGCCaaaataaacaatattatattatataaccTTCTGGGAAGGATATATTTCAGTGATACAGCCTCTGGAAAATATTCATATTTTCTCTAGTTGATTTCAGTGGATCAAAATGATATTTAAAGAGATAACCTGTAGATTGAGACTTACCCCCAAATTTTGCAAGGCGAAAAGAAACGTCCATGTTTGTGTGTTCTGTCAATAATTTTATACAAAAAGCTGTTATGCTTGTATAACTACACTTTTTAATGCTAACGTACAAAAAAATATGATATAATCTATCTTTTATTCTAGAAGTTGAGgaggggcattaaaaaaaacatctaagtccctcccccccccccaaaacaaagtcCTGTTCAAAGTGTCTACCTCACATTCACAATCAAACAGATAAAATGGCTAGATTTCCAGTTTGATTtcttttcctataatgtttttggtgtcATGCATTATGCCAATGGTCTTTAATTGTTCTCATagctcacactaacattatctacttttgtctcacctagaatgtaaaccgcactgaaccctggaaaagggATATTAGcaatatacaagaattgattcgATTTGATTTAATAACCGTGAGATGGGTGTTTTTgcctgaaaacatccaaaatgaatggCCATTTTCTAAAGTGAAACGTCCAACTTTCGAGCAACAAAAAGCTACGAGCATGAACGTTTGTCTGgcgtcattttcaaaaatatggccaaaCAGACTTTtctgcagaacagaggagtagccttctggttagtgcagtagaccatAACCCAAGGGACGCAagatcaacccccctcccccgtaaCGTTTTTTTgtataaatgtgatccctcccgGACCTGAAAATACCTACCGTACCTGAATGTAGACCACTTccatagccttcaggcttgcaggtgtctaatATATGTAggaacagtagatatttttcaatTTCTGGTAGGCtaagaattatttaaaaaaaaaaaaaaaaaagaacctaacAGTTGATGTTGTACTTGAACTTGGATGCTTTGGTTCACAGTCCACcgtgctattattattattacatttgtaccccgcgctttcccacacattgcaggctcaatgcggcttacatagtaaataattGCAATTACAATCGCAAAGTCTttaaggagaatattataagctgTAGTAAACGTAGTgagagtggggttttgaggaataAGTGAGTTGAGCATGTCGGGGCAAACAAAggtaggataagcaaaaggaaaagggatagggaggggtgaggagaggaAAAGATAAAGGGCAAAGGATGGATAGGAAAAGATAAGGAGATTAGGAAATATAGTCTGAGGTGTAATGATCATCAGGACCGAAATTAGGAGGAAGAGTTTGAAGTAGGGTCAGGCGGGTAAgctgtcttgaagagatgggtcttcagcattttcctgaagggtagatggtcattgattgtttggatggatcttggcaaagcattccaaagctggctacccaagaaggggaaactggatgcatagaaagtcttatatttaatacCTCTGCAATTGGGGAGGTGTAAATTAAGATGGGTACGAGACGACGATGTTCTATTTTTGGCTGGGAGGTCGATAAGGTTGTTCATGTAATtgggggattctccatatataaTCCTGTGAATCATAGTATCCACGGTTACTCCTCTGATTTCTTTGCTGTTTGGTTCGGAATGACCAtaattcctgcctctgacatagaACTTGACTATGTGGGTCTAAATGTATCCATTTAAATGTTTATTCTGTAGTAGCCTAAAGGCAGATACATTCAGAAAAGGTTTGAATATCATTGTTATCCATAAATTTAGGTCTCATACCAGAACACTACTATTCATGCCTACATATAAAGAGATCACATTTGTCCATATAATAATATATTTATCCACAGTGAATCTGTTTGACTCTGGGAAAGTGTAGTTAATGTACCGATTCAGCCAGCACTAGAAGCAGACCACATCATACGTGTTTTTCAACATGCGCCCTCTCCGTTCCTTAACTGCGAAATGTCATCACTATAAGCATGTGTATGTAAAACCAACATTCCCTCTAAAATTCTGGGAAGCTCTCTGAGTACATCCTTACCTGTGAAATAGGGCATCAATATCATATTTTCAATTGTGAGGAGCAGGGAAGTCCACTGGGAGTCCTGCAGAATGCCCCTGCCCCCTACAGTTGAAAATACTCTCACTCATTCTTGGCATCTTCTGATCATTTTATGCACCAACTTTGATTTTATGAGCTTTGTTGTAGGGGACTTGTAAGCATTTAGAGGCCCCTTTATCAAAGGGCTCCTGCGCAGTGATGGGCTTGCCGTGCGGCACGTCACAGTGCGGCAAATCGGAACCTTTGCTGGCCTAATTCGGTCGCGGGTTCTAGTTCTACCCCAGCacttgccatttctggtgcttctggaaatttattttattttttttaccgcaGGGGGTTactcggcggtaatcaggcagcgtcactgctgcctggttactgctggattagttcgggagcccttaacaccacctcaatgggaAGTCGTAAgggttccccccaaaatggccacaaggCAAATGCATATTTATCACACAACCATTTCATTCTTcttcctttttacctgctgtggcaaaaggggccttGACATTCAGCAAATTTGGGCACCACAGGActccttttgctgcagtttagtaaaaggactcctaaatttgTTACATGTCCTGAAAATACCAGAGAAGACATAACAACAATTAGCATTATTACATTGAAAAGTCATTTAACGGAGCATCTTGCCTCTCCCTACAGATGAAGTTAACTGACCAGCCTAAACAATGGAAAGAAGGAACCAAACCAAAGTGACAGAATTCATTTTCCAGGGATTTTCTGATTCTGCTGAGCTACAGATTTTCTACTTTGTGGTCTTTCTAATGATCTACATAATTGCACTGACGGGAAATCTTTTGATATTTACCGTCATAAGGTCAGAGTCCCAACTCCATACCCCCATGTACTTTTTCGTCAGCAACTTGTCAGTCTTGGACACATTTTACATATCCATCACAGTTCCTAGAATGCTTGCGGATTTCTTGTCGCAGACGAAGAAAATCTCCTTCTCCGCCTGTGTGGTGCAATTGTCTTTCTTCCTTTCCATGGCGGCGACGGAGTCCGCCCTGTTGGCCACCATGGCGTATGATCGTTACGTGGCCATCTGCAATCCCTTCATGTATCCAATTGTTATGAATAGGACAGTGTGTATCCTTCTAGCCACTGCTTCATGGCTCGTTGGGGTCATTTATTCTGTCATACACACCAGTAAGACGTTCAGGTTAAATTTCTGTGGATCCAATATTATTAACCATTACTTCTGTGATATCCCACCTCTTCTAAAGCTCTCCTGCTCAGATACCACTATCAATGTAATCCTTGTGTTTGTGGTAGGGGGGTTGCTAATGCTAGGCTGTTTTGTACTTATACTGATCTCGTATGTTAATATCATCAGAGCCATCTTAAAAATATCGTCAGCGAAAGGCAGAAGTAAGACATTCTCAACTTGCGTTTCCCACCTGACCACTGTTGGTTTATTTTATATCACTGGCAGCTGTGTGTACATGCGGCCGGCATCCACCCACTCTCTGGATCAAGAGAAGATTGGGGCCTTGCTTTATTCTGTGATTGCGCCAATGCTCAACCCTTACATTTATAGCCTCAGGAACAAGGAGCTTAAAGGAGCCATCATGAacgtcataagaaaaaaaaatcatttttcggAGACActagagggccccttttaccaagcttcggccaaagggggctggcgctggcatcagcacgtgttttgcACGtgcaccttttactgcagctggtgaaAGAGAAGTCTTGCGTTCCTGCGAGAAATGGGcacgcggcaagtaaagcacttgtcatgcggccatttcggagggagaacccttaccgccactcattgaggtggcgggaagggctcccgtgttaactcggtggtaaccgggcagagcATGGAACTGccagattaccgccaggtacactccggcgctacaaaaataaatacatttttgtagcgccagaaatgatggcgCACTAGAGGTGGGATGTACCTCCAGGCGCCTGtaaagcgagcggtaagcctgtgttgggcttaccgttgcttagtaaaaggagccttaagaCTTTGCCCTTGATGTAGAGTGCAATCATTAGCAAAGTATCAACATTAAGGGGGaacgttatcaacatgggctaccgttcaGATGGCTTATTTTACTATAAatcatgctgttttagcacagggtcttaaATGGCTGGTGGtgaaataacctgtcttaatagTAACCTATGTCGATAACTTCTCTCCTTAGTTGAGAAATGCTCAGATGGGTGAAATCTTAGGATGGTCTATGAGATATACAGACAAAAGATGCCTATGGTTATTTTAGGGATCACTATTCAGTACTTGTTAACCAGGTGGGAGAGGATCCAGTCTGCTTGAAGACAAATTTTGCAAAGCTGAACCTCAAATATCTGCTTTGCAAGCTGATAGGGTAGGGCGCTGGAAAATACCTAGCTGTTTTCCGTACTATGGCAAATGGAAAACACTGggcctggaactaccactggggcCCAcatccacattgggcttaccgccgctccatgaaagggcccctaagttcttaTTCAGCACACtctaccacatgctaattttaaaaaaatgttggagGAGGTGTTTCAAGGGGCAGAAAGTGGGCATTCTTGCACTAATcagtaatcagttagcacattccAGGGCCGCTGCTGTCCGTGGTCTCACCTGCTTGCCTCCGGGCCCCcctcattcaaagcggcagtcgcagatcgtgtCTCTTTTGGCCTTCGCTCCCTGTgccccacccttgtggaaaccagaagttacatcagacgagggcgggacacagggagggaaggccagaagagacatgatctgcgactgccgctttgaatgaggggggcccggagccaaggaggcaggcaggtgagaccacggactgcagcggtggggggattgacagtgtggggggggggggggcggcagtagCAGGGGGCAGGCCCGGCCtactctcttggcggccctggcacATTCACATTACTATGCATTGATTAGCAAAGGATTACTGTGTGAGCCCTCACTGCCTATAAATAGGTGTCGGAAATGTTCCCCCAGTAACCTTTTATTAATGGCTGCAcattaatggcaaaattagcacatggttattaatagaaaaaaaaattaaaaatcagccatttcccggctgtggtaaaaatgtccTTTGCATGCAGGAAAAACCTGCGTAAGGCCAAATTTAACTGCAGCTTATAAAAATAAAGGAcatctaagtgacttgcccaaaacaaaaaggagccaCAGTGGTATTTTAACTAGGCCTCACTGGTTCTCAGcttgctgttctaaccattaagctactcctttaCTTCTTTGGAACCTTCATttgagtcagtggcgtagccacaggtgggcctgggtgggccggggcctacccacttagggctcaggcccacccaacagtagcagacatttagcagaagacttccccctgatggtaacaaaaacattaCTCTCTACAAtattggcacctgcgcatgctcagttttcagcatatgcctgctgcagactgccaaggtggaaagaagcgttttcccaccagctgagattttgttttggtggtggtggggggggggggggggagaacacttggtgcccacccaattcttgtctaggcccacccaaaatctgttgtctgcctACACCCCTGATTTGAGTATTTTATTTTAGAATAAGCTCTACTTTGTCATATCacgttctaaaatactagcaaaaaTTGAGATACCCAATTCCGGAAGTCTCAATGATGACATGTACCTGTatgtcctttaaaaaaaacctgctgCTCCAGTATGAAGTCTGAACTCTTCTTCGTCGGAAATATGGGCTTCAAAGAGTGTTAGCTATTCCTTTAGATGTACTTGATGAGATTTTCTTTTGATTTCCTCAACATACTGTATGTAAAGTTATTGAAATACTCAATAAAAAGTAGCCAAAGATGTGTAACTCTTAATAattttataatgttttttttttttttgtcatttcacttggggagagagaaatgctTGGTGTAATTGTACAATCATCATCGAAGGAATACAATATAAAAAttagaaggaagaaaaaaattttttttttcacagtgagTAAGATCTTAAAGGGGTCATGCTCTATTCCTGGAAGTTAGGATATATCCTTGCAGTGAagtgaaaaaataataaaggtcttcattttttttattattaattttgcaGATTACATCCATTTATTAGTACAAcagaaaattaagaaaacaaaataaatatggtCTCTTTCCTGCTACTCTCTACTAACCCACTCACTAAGACAACTTGAGAATGTCAAAGTCACATTTGAGAAAACCTAGCTAGACCTTCAGGATGGACACAAATGGACAATAGCAAGGCATTATGGACATatctttcaggggcccttttactaagccttgtaggcacctacatgtgcccaatACATTCTAATTTGTAAGTACCAtcaggctaccacgtggcccaggtggtaatttcattttgtacgcaTGTCCAGTAGGCGCACCGggatgctaaccgggcagtaatcagcattgtatgttcactgacgattaccacctggttaaagtgtgagaccttaccgctaagtcaatgggtggcagtaaggtctcaggcccaaaatggacaatggacgcgtgccaattttcatttagccgcacgtccattttcggccaaaagatgaacctgcgcgcatccaatacacgcgtctacactggTGAGGACACTTTTtgacgcatcttagtaaaaggacccctcaatgattCTGCAGATAGGGGGATGCATTGTGGTTAGCAACTACATGAGAAATTTCGTTGATATTTCTAATTTCATCGCATGTtgttaacaaacaaaaataaactgaaaaacatttcatctgggttttttttttgtttgacaaTAATAATGCACACTTTGCTGAGTGTATTCTATTTACAAAGAGGTGCAGTCATTCTGGAACAGTACACATTTATTTTCAAAgagtgagcatttttttttttttgaaagagtgcacactcctaATGACATTGGTGTATGGATCGGAATGGTATTTGCGAATGGCTTAACAGTTCTAGAGAATTCTACCACTTATCCTTCAGGTGAATCCTGAGATCTTTGAGTCAGAGTTCTCCGTAAGTGGAAGAAAGATGCAGTTGATTTGCTCTATTTCACTTACACGTTCTACATGTATGTACTCTAATTAAACCATTGAATCTCCagacacctaa is drawn from Microcaecilia unicolor chromosome 14, aMicUni1.1, whole genome shotgun sequence and contains these coding sequences:
- the LOC115457131 gene encoding olfactory receptor 1019-like gives rise to the protein MERRNQTKVTEFIFQGFSDSAELQIFYFVVFLMIYIIALTGNLLIFTVIRSESQLHTPMYFFVSNLSVLDTFYISITVPRMLADFLSQTKKISFSACVVQLSFFLSMAATESALLATMAYDRYVAICNPFMYPIVMNRTVCILLATASWLVGVIYSVIHTSKTFRLNFCGSNIINHYFCDIPPLLKLSCSDTTINVILVFVVGGLLMLGCFVLILISYVNIIRAILKISSAKGRSKTFSTCVSHLTTVGLFYITGSCVYMRPASTHSLDQEKIGALLYSVIAPMLNPYIYSLRNKELKGAIMNVIRKKNHFSETLEASGFNIQVP